In Haliotis asinina isolate JCU_RB_2024 chromosome 16, JCU_Hal_asi_v2, whole genome shotgun sequence, the following are encoded in one genomic region:
- the LOC137268011 gene encoding kinesin-like protein unc-104 isoform X14 has product MSSVKVAVRVRPFNSRETSRDAECIISMQGNTTVIVPPKDKKDGSPKSFNFDYSYWSHTNPNDPMFASQSKVYEDIGLEMLDHAFEGYNVCIFAYGQTGSGKSYTMMGKNEPGQQGIIPQLCDDLFQRIRKSESEDVHFSVEVSYMEIYCERVRDLLNPSNKNALRVREHPLLGPYVEDLSKLAVQSFEDIKNLIDEGNKARTVAATNMNETSSRSHAVFTIIFSQRRYDSTTNMIGEKVSKVSLVDLAGSERADSTGAKGTRLKEGANINKSLTTLGKVISALAEVSVAPASKKKKKSDFIPYRDSVLTWLLRENLGGNSKTAMVAALSPADINYDETLSTLRYADRAKQIMCKAVVNEDPNARLIRELKEEVARLRELLASEGIEIQAGNGSMSEHVKALRSRKNSVTIDGGEDAMERLQMSEKLIAELNESWEEKLRKTEAIRKEREAVLAEMGVALKEDGGTIGVFSPKKTPHLVNLNEDPLMSECLIYYIKDATTRIGRAEAKNPQDIQLNGTYILEEHCLFENNEDNVTLVPFDDALCYVNGRQVMEATVLKTGARVILGKHHVFRFNHPQQARLSRALMTESIDVPITEPVDWSFAQLELLEKQGIDLRKEMEQRLLNLEEQYRKEKEEADILFEQQRKDYEFRIQSLQEQVERHSMMSSCVTDDFFEDEEPEECKWTNRERDLAAWGFRKWKYHQFTSLRDDLWGSAIFLKEANAISVELNKKVQFQFVLLTDTLYSPLPGDLMNPEDRDYSRPFPKTIVAVEVQDTKNGATHYWNLQKLRQRLELMREMYHNEAELSPTSPEPNIDCMSGSDPFYDRFPWFRLVGRAFVYLSNLYYPVPLVHRVAIVSEKGEVKGYLRVAVQAVTEADDAPDYTPGIKQSGNAKISFSDADYFASPSFFQKQLTHTEFPPAIVGKPPVSVPSMENLRIVEGEGQSPENTDTVKVSDQNVTADSKKVVNLDQCPDINSKELPEHLQLGSQFQFRVTVLQASGISPEYADIFCQFNFLHRHDEAFSTEPLKNTGKGPPLGFYHVQNFTVNVTKSFIDYVKTQPLVFEVFGHYQQHPLHEQAKERPFFFSRIRSPPSRSFPSHLPVSKPVPSPKYGVITAPRKRDLSLVMDITKAAGIGSSPVYSRCDLLVWFEICELAPNGEYVPVVVDHGEELPTRGIFMLHQGIQRRIRITIVHERRHELLWKDVKELVVGRIRNTQEYRDYDGEMTVLSLNLFPAHFLQYSNDDRVFFQFEAAWDSSLHNSSLLNRVTQYGERVYMTLSAYLEVENCAQPACITKDLTLIIHSRDTKISAPRALRSLFGGSKNAESNRVSGVYELFLRKFSESSSPGVQRRQRRVLDTSSTYVRGEENLNGWRPRGDSLLVDHQWELEKLTRLQMVEKARHVLLLREKLAEQNKTSELSKLDKDIVNMQAKYRSQKAKEEELKELRSDENPKDVDIKEKDLTKTSNIYELKTDGDREKELAAKCVKLMLQGKPPLKPPPVRTSLTDSMLSSTTATSEESDSMQQSGAESLGISMTSSTASELFKPTNPTIIQQSRSCDNLTSTPNSSAESGDRKLSLPLKGIRADMELPMYVPDVEEVRVSPVVSRRGYLNFMEDKSNGWAKKWVIVRRPYVYIYNNEKDPVVRGLINLATAQIEYSEDQQAMLKTQNTFSVMTKHRGFLLQTLDDKDFHDWLYAINPLLAGQIRSKLSRRKQAVMI; this is encoded by the exons CCAAATGACCCGATGTTTGCATCACAGAGCAAAGTGTATGAGGATATTGGACTGGAGATGTTGGACCATGCATTTGAAGGTTACAATGTGTGTATCTTTGCATATGGCCAGACTGGGTCGGGAAAGAGCTACACCATGATGGGAAAGAATGAACCAGGACAACAGGGGATCATTCCGCAG CTTTGTGATGATTTATTCCAACGGATCAGAAAGAGCGAGAGTGAGGATGTCCACTTCTCAGTGGAG GTGAGTTACATGGAAATCTACTGTGAGCGTGTGCGAGATCTCCTGAATCCAAGCAACAAGAATGCGCTACGAGTCAGGGAACATCCATTGCTGGGACCTTATGTGGAGGATCTCTCGAAATTAGCTGTCCAGTCCTTTGAGGACATCAAGAACCTCATTGATGAGGGAAACAAAGCAAG AACTGTGGCTGCAACCAACATGAACGAGACCAGCAGCAGATCTCACGCTGTCTTCACCATCATCTTCTCACAGCGCAGATATGACTCAACTACAAACATGATTGGAGAGAAG GTCAGCAAAGTGTCCCTAGTTGACTTGGCTGGAAGTGAGAGAGCAGACTCGACAGGCGCAAAGGGAACTCGCTTGAAGGAAGGAGCTAACATCAACAAGTCCCTGACCACCTTGGGCAAGGTCATCTCGGCCCTTGCGGAAGTG AGCGTGGCTCCA GCCagcaagaagaaaaagaagagtGACTTCATCCCATACAGAGACTCTGTCCTCACATGGCTGCTGAGGGAGAACTTGG GTGGAAACTCCAAAACAGCCATGGTGGCCGCTCTTAGTCCAGCTGACATCAACTATGATGAAACCCTCAGCACACTCAG ATATGCTGATCGAGCTAAACAGATTATGTGTAAGGCTGTGGTTAACGAGGATCCGAATGCACGGTTGATCCGAGAACTGAAGGAAGAGGTAGCAAGGCTGAGAGAACTCTTGGCTAGCGAGGGAATTGAGATTCAAGCAG GTAATGGAAGCATGTCCGAGCATGTGAAGGCCTTGCGGTCTCGGAAGAACTCTGTTACTATTGACGGAGGGGAAGATGCAATGGAAAGACTCCAGATGTCGGAGAAACTCATTGCTGAACTGAATGAATCGTGGGAAGAAAAACTCCGTAAAACAGAGGCCATTCGCAAAGAAAG AGAGGCTGTACTAGCTGAGATGGGTGTGGCTCTTAAGGAAGATGGAGGAACTATTGGGGTGTTTTCTCCCAAAAAG ACCCCCCATCTTGTCAATCTGAATGAAGACCCTCTAATGTCAGAGTGTCTCATCTACTACATAAAGGATGCGACCACCAG AATTGGTCGAGCAGAGGCAAAGAATCCACAAGACATTCAACTGAATGGAACCTACATTCTAGAGGAACATTgtctgtttgaaaacaatgaag ACAATGTGACGCTGGTTCCATTTGATGACGCGTTGTGCTATGTGAATGGCAGACAAGTGATGGAAGCTACTGTCCTGAAGACTGGAGCCCGTGTGATCCTTGGGAAGCACCATGTCTTCCGCTTCAACCACCCCCAACAAG ctcGCCTGAGTCGTGCTCTGATGACGGAGTCCATTGACGTACCTATAA CTGAACCGGTGGACTGGAGTTTTGCTCAGCTGGAACTGCTTGAGAAACAGGGTATTGACCTCAGGAAGGAGATGGAGCAAAG GTTATTGAACCTGGAGGAGCAGTATCGGAAGGAGAAGGAGGAAGCAGACATACTGTTTGAGCAGCAGAGAAAG GACTACGAGTTTCGTATTCAGTCACTGCAGGAGCAGGTGGAAAGACACTCCATGATGTCCAGCTGTGTCACGGATGACTTCTTCGAGGATGAAGAACCGGAAG AATGTAAGTGGACCAATCGAGAGAGAGATTTGGCTGCTTGGGGTTTCCGGAAATGGAAGTATCATCAGTTCACATCACTCAGG GATGACTTATGGGGCAGTGCAATATTCCTCAAAGAAGCCAATGCAATTAGTGTTGAACTGAACAAGAAG GTACAGTTCCAGTTTGTCTTGTTGACCGACACCCTCTACTCACCTCTGCCTGGTGATCTCATGAACCCGGAGGACAGGGACTACAGCAGACCATTCCCCAAAACAATCGTCGCTGTTGAGGTACAGGATACCAAAAATGGTGCCACTCATTACTGGAATCTACAGAAACTTCG ACAACGCCTGGAGTTGATGCGGGAGATGTACCACAACGAAGCAGAGTTGTCCCCCACGTCCCCCGAGCCTAACATTGACTGTATGAGCGGCAGCGATCCCTTCTATGACCGCTTTCCATGGTTCAGGCTTGTGGGCAG AGCATTTGTTTACCTGAGCAATCTGTACTACCCAGTACCCCTGGTACACAGGGTAGCCATTGTCAGCGAGAAGGGGGAGGTGAAAGGTTATCTACGGGTAGCTGTACAAGCTGTAACAG AGGCTGATGATGCTCCTGACTACACCCCAGGTATCAAACAATCAGGAAACGCCAAAATCTCATTCAGCGATGCCGACTATTTTGCATCT CCATCTTTCTTTCAGAAACAACTGACCCACACTGAATTCCCACCAGCCATTGTTGGTAAACCACCCGTATCTGTTCCCTCAATGGAGAATCTGAGAATAGTTGAGGGAGAAGGACAGTCCCCAGaaaacacagacacagtcaAAG TGTCAGACCAGAATGTGACAGCTGACAGTAAGAAGGTGGTCAACCTGGACCAGTGTCCAGATATCAACTCCAAGGAGCTGCCAGAGCACCTGCAACTCGGCTCCCAGTTCCAGTTCCGGGTCACTGTGCTCCAGGCCTCTGGAATATCACCAGAATATGCAGACATCTTCTGCCAGTTCAA CTTCCTGCACCGACATGATGAGGCGTTCTCCACAGAACCTCTGAAGAACACAGGGAAAGGCCCACCGCTCGGCTTCTACCATGTACAGAAT TTCACTGTGAATGTGACCAAGTCGTTCATTGACTACGTGAAGACACAGCCACTTGTGTTCGAGGTGTTCGGTCACTACCAGCAACACCCACTTCATGAACAAGCCAAGGAAAGACCCTT CTTTTTCAGCAGAATTCGATCCCCACCAAGCCGGAGTTTCCCATCCCACCTGCCTGTGTCAAAACCTGTACCATCACCCAAGTATGGAGTCATCACTGCCCCAAG AAAGAGAGACTTGTCTCTTGTAATGGACATCACTAAGGCAGCTGGGATTGG CTCGAGCCCCGTCTACTCCAGATGTGATCTGCTTGTGTGGTTTGAGATCTGTGAACTGGCCCCCAATGGAGA GTACGTGCCGGTGGTAGTGGATCACGGGGAGGAGCTGCCCACCAGAGGGATCTTCATGCTGCACCAGGGTATACAGAGACGCATCCGCATCACTATCGTACACGAGCGACGACATGAACTGCTGTGGAAGGACGTGAAGGAGCTTGTTGTTG GTCGTATCCGCAACACCCAGGAGTACCGTGACTACGACGGAGAGATGACTGTTCTCTCCCTCAACCTCTTCCCTGCCCACTTCCTTCAGTACTCCAACGACGACAG GGTCTTCTTCCAGTTTGAGGCAGCCTGGGATAGCTCCCTCCACAACTCTTCCCTCCTGAACAGGGTCACACAGTACGGGGAGAGGGTGTACATGACACTATCTGCTTACCTGGAG GTTGAGAACTGCGCCCAGCCTGCTTGTATCACCAAGGACCTGACTCTCATCATACACTCCAGAGACACCAAGATCTCAGCTCCAAG GGCTCTGCGCAGTCTCTTTGGTGGATCAAAGAATGCAGAAAGCAACCGAGTGTCTGGTGTCTATGAACTGTTCCTCAGGAAATTCTCTGAATCAAGTAGTCCAG GAGTGCAGCGGCGTCAACGGCGAGTGTTGGATACATCATCTACGTACGTGCGTGGGGAGGAGAACCTGAACGGATGGCGCCCTCGCGGCGACTCCCTCTTGGTTGACCATCAGTGGGAACTGGAGAAACTCACCAGGCTGCAGATG GTGGAGAAGGCTCGCCATGTGCTATTGCTCCGTGAGAAGCTGGCTGAGCAGAACAAGACGTCAGAGCTGAGCAAGCTGGACAAGGACATCGTCAACATGCAGGCCAAGTATCGCAGTCAGAAAGCCAAGGAGGAGGAACTGAAAGAGTTACGATCTGACGAGAATCCAAAAGATGTAGACATAAAGGAGAAAGATTTGACAAAAACCTCAAACATTTACGAGTTGAAAACGGATGGGGACAGAGAAAAGGAGCTTGCTGCTAAATGTGTTAAGCTGATGCTGCAGGGAAAACCACCTCTCAAACCACCACCTGTCAGG ACATCACTCACGGACTCCATGTTAAGCTCAACGACTGCAACCTCTGAGGAGAGTGACAGTATGCAGCAGTCAGGAGCAGAATCTCTGGGCATCAGCATGACAAGTTCAACAGCATCTGAACTCTTCAA ACCCACCAACCCCACCATCATCCAGCAGTCCAGATCTTGTGACAACCTGACCTCAACCCCCAACAGCAGTGCAGAGAGCGGGGACAGGAAGTTGTCGTTGCCGCTGAAGGGAATCCGTGCCGACATGGAACTGCCCATGTATGTGCCCGATGTGGAGGAGGTGCGCGTCAGTCCTGTTGTGTCCCGTCGTGGCTATCTCAACTTCATGGAGGATAAGAGCAACGGCTGGGCCAAGAAATGGGTG
- the LOC137268011 gene encoding kinesin-like protein unc-104 isoform X3 produces the protein MSSVKVAVRVRPFNSRETSRDAECIISMQGNTTVIVPPKDKKDGSPKSFNFDYSYWSHTNPNDPMFASQSKVYEDIGLEMLDHAFEGYNVCIFAYGQTGSGKSYTMMGKNEPGQQGIIPQLCDDLFQRIRKSESEDVHFSVEVSYMEIYCERVRDLLNPSNKNALRVREHPLLGPYVEDLSKLAVQSFEDIKNLIDEGNKARTVAATNMNETSSRSHAVFTIIFSQRRYDSTTNMIGEKVSKVSLVDLAGSERADSTGAKGTRLKEGANINKSLTTLGKVISALAEVSVAPASKKKKKSDFIPYRDSVLTWLLRENLGGNSKTAMVAALSPADINYDETLSTLRYADRAKQIMCKAVVNEDPNARLIRELKEEVARLRELLASEGIEIQAGNGSMSEHVKALRSRKNSVTIDGGEDAMERLQMSEKLIAELNESWEEKLRKTEAIRKEREAVLAEMGVALKEDGGTIGVFSPKKTPHLVNLNEDPLMSECLIYYIKDATTRIGRAEAKNPQDIQLNGTYILEEHCLFENNEDNVTLVPFDDALCYVNGRQVMEATVLKTGARVILGKHHVFRFNHPQQARLSRALMTESIDVPITEPVDWSFAQLELLEKQGIDLRKEMEQRLLNLEEQYRKEKEEADILFEQQRKDYEFRIQSLQEQVERHSMMSSCVTDDFFEDEEPEECKWTNRERDLAAWGFRKWKYHQFTSLRDDLWGSAIFLKEANAISVELNKKVQFQFVLLTDTLYSPLPGDLMNPEDRDYSRPFPKTIVAVEVQDTKNGATHYWNLQKLRQRLEHMRDIYNEDLSPDTPEAKQDFFHCLAGCGQQNMFNFYNLIPSRQRLELMREMYHNEAELSPTSPEPNIDCMSGSDPFYDRFPWFRLVGRAFVYLSNLYYPVPLVHRVAIVSEKGEVKGYLRVAVQAVTEADDAPDYTPGIKQSGNAKISFSDADYFASPSFFQKQLTHTEFPPAIVGKPPVSVPSMENLRIVEGEGQSPENTDTVKVSDQNVTADSKKVVNLDQCPDINSKELPEHLQLGSQFQFRVTVLQASGISPEYADIFCQFNFLHRHDEAFSTEPLKNTGKGPPLGFYHVQNFTVNVTKSFIDYVKTQPLVFEVFGHYQQHPLHEQAKERPFFFSRIRSPPSRSFPSHLPVSKPVPSPKYGVITAPRKRDLSLVMDITKAAGIGSSPVYSRCDLLVWFEICELAPNGEYVPVVVDHGEELPTRGIFMLHQGIQRRIRITIVHERRHELLWKDVKELVVGRIRNTQEYRDYDGEMTVLSLNLFPAHFLQYSNDDRVFFQFEAAWDSSLHNSSLLNRVTQYGERVYMTLSAYLEVENCAQPACITKDLTLIIHSRDTKISAPRALRSLFGGSKNAESNRVSGVYELFLRKFSESSSPGVQRRQRRVLDTSSTYVRGEENLNGWRPRGDSLLVDHQWELEKLTRLQMVEKARHVLLLREKLAEQNKTSELSKLDKDIVNMQAKYRSQKAKEEELKELRSDENPKDVDIKEKDLTKTSNIYELKTDGDREKELAAKCVKLMLQGKPPLKPPPVRTSLTDSMLSSTTATSEESDSMQQSGAESLGISMTSSTASELFKPTNPTIIQQSRSCDNLTSTPNSSAESGDRKLSLPLKGIRADMELPMYVPDVEEVRVSPVVSRRGYLNFMEDKSNGWAKKWVIVRRPYVYIYNNEKDPVVRGLINLATAQIEYSEDQQAMLKTQNTFSVMTKHRGFLLQTLDDKDFHDWLYAINPLLAGQIRSKLSRRKQAVMI, from the exons CCAAATGACCCGATGTTTGCATCACAGAGCAAAGTGTATGAGGATATTGGACTGGAGATGTTGGACCATGCATTTGAAGGTTACAATGTGTGTATCTTTGCATATGGCCAGACTGGGTCGGGAAAGAGCTACACCATGATGGGAAAGAATGAACCAGGACAACAGGGGATCATTCCGCAG CTTTGTGATGATTTATTCCAACGGATCAGAAAGAGCGAGAGTGAGGATGTCCACTTCTCAGTGGAG GTGAGTTACATGGAAATCTACTGTGAGCGTGTGCGAGATCTCCTGAATCCAAGCAACAAGAATGCGCTACGAGTCAGGGAACATCCATTGCTGGGACCTTATGTGGAGGATCTCTCGAAATTAGCTGTCCAGTCCTTTGAGGACATCAAGAACCTCATTGATGAGGGAAACAAAGCAAG AACTGTGGCTGCAACCAACATGAACGAGACCAGCAGCAGATCTCACGCTGTCTTCACCATCATCTTCTCACAGCGCAGATATGACTCAACTACAAACATGATTGGAGAGAAG GTCAGCAAAGTGTCCCTAGTTGACTTGGCTGGAAGTGAGAGAGCAGACTCGACAGGCGCAAAGGGAACTCGCTTGAAGGAAGGAGCTAACATCAACAAGTCCCTGACCACCTTGGGCAAGGTCATCTCGGCCCTTGCGGAAGTG AGCGTGGCTCCA GCCagcaagaagaaaaagaagagtGACTTCATCCCATACAGAGACTCTGTCCTCACATGGCTGCTGAGGGAGAACTTGG GTGGAAACTCCAAAACAGCCATGGTGGCCGCTCTTAGTCCAGCTGACATCAACTATGATGAAACCCTCAGCACACTCAG ATATGCTGATCGAGCTAAACAGATTATGTGTAAGGCTGTGGTTAACGAGGATCCGAATGCACGGTTGATCCGAGAACTGAAGGAAGAGGTAGCAAGGCTGAGAGAACTCTTGGCTAGCGAGGGAATTGAGATTCAAGCAG GTAATGGAAGCATGTCCGAGCATGTGAAGGCCTTGCGGTCTCGGAAGAACTCTGTTACTATTGACGGAGGGGAAGATGCAATGGAAAGACTCCAGATGTCGGAGAAACTCATTGCTGAACTGAATGAATCGTGGGAAGAAAAACTCCGTAAAACAGAGGCCATTCGCAAAGAAAG AGAGGCTGTACTAGCTGAGATGGGTGTGGCTCTTAAGGAAGATGGAGGAACTATTGGGGTGTTTTCTCCCAAAAAG ACCCCCCATCTTGTCAATCTGAATGAAGACCCTCTAATGTCAGAGTGTCTCATCTACTACATAAAGGATGCGACCACCAG AATTGGTCGAGCAGAGGCAAAGAATCCACAAGACATTCAACTGAATGGAACCTACATTCTAGAGGAACATTgtctgtttgaaaacaatgaag ACAATGTGACGCTGGTTCCATTTGATGACGCGTTGTGCTATGTGAATGGCAGACAAGTGATGGAAGCTACTGTCCTGAAGACTGGAGCCCGTGTGATCCTTGGGAAGCACCATGTCTTCCGCTTCAACCACCCCCAACAAG ctcGCCTGAGTCGTGCTCTGATGACGGAGTCCATTGACGTACCTATAA CTGAACCGGTGGACTGGAGTTTTGCTCAGCTGGAACTGCTTGAGAAACAGGGTATTGACCTCAGGAAGGAGATGGAGCAAAG GTTATTGAACCTGGAGGAGCAGTATCGGAAGGAGAAGGAGGAAGCAGACATACTGTTTGAGCAGCAGAGAAAG GACTACGAGTTTCGTATTCAGTCACTGCAGGAGCAGGTGGAAAGACACTCCATGATGTCCAGCTGTGTCACGGATGACTTCTTCGAGGATGAAGAACCGGAAG AATGTAAGTGGACCAATCGAGAGAGAGATTTGGCTGCTTGGGGTTTCCGGAAATGGAAGTATCATCAGTTCACATCACTCAGG GATGACTTATGGGGCAGTGCAATATTCCTCAAAGAAGCCAATGCAATTAGTGTTGAACTGAACAAGAAG GTACAGTTCCAGTTTGTCTTGTTGACCGACACCCTCTACTCACCTCTGCCTGGTGATCTCATGAACCCGGAGGACAGGGACTACAGCAGACCATTCCCCAAAACAATCGTCGCTGTTGAGGTACAGGATACCAAAAATGGTGCCACTCATTACTGGAATCTACAGAAACTTCG ACAACGGTTGGAACATATGCGAGACATATACAATGAAGACCTGTCTCCGGACACGCCCGAGGCAAAACAAGATTTTTTCCATTGTCTCGCCGGTTGCGGACAACAGAACATGTTTAACTTTTATAACCTTATCCCATCCAG ACAACGCCTGGAGTTGATGCGGGAGATGTACCACAACGAAGCAGAGTTGTCCCCCACGTCCCCCGAGCCTAACATTGACTGTATGAGCGGCAGCGATCCCTTCTATGACCGCTTTCCATGGTTCAGGCTTGTGGGCAG AGCATTTGTTTACCTGAGCAATCTGTACTACCCAGTACCCCTGGTACACAGGGTAGCCATTGTCAGCGAGAAGGGGGAGGTGAAAGGTTATCTACGGGTAGCTGTACAAGCTGTAACAG AGGCTGATGATGCTCCTGACTACACCCCAGGTATCAAACAATCAGGAAACGCCAAAATCTCATTCAGCGATGCCGACTATTTTGCATCT CCATCTTTCTTTCAGAAACAACTGACCCACACTGAATTCCCACCAGCCATTGTTGGTAAACCACCCGTATCTGTTCCCTCAATGGAGAATCTGAGAATAGTTGAGGGAGAAGGACAGTCCCCAGaaaacacagacacagtcaAAG TGTCAGACCAGAATGTGACAGCTGACAGTAAGAAGGTGGTCAACCTGGACCAGTGTCCAGATATCAACTCCAAGGAGCTGCCAGAGCACCTGCAACTCGGCTCCCAGTTCCAGTTCCGGGTCACTGTGCTCCAGGCCTCTGGAATATCACCAGAATATGCAGACATCTTCTGCCAGTTCAA CTTCCTGCACCGACATGATGAGGCGTTCTCCACAGAACCTCTGAAGAACACAGGGAAAGGCCCACCGCTCGGCTTCTACCATGTACAGAAT TTCACTGTGAATGTGACCAAGTCGTTCATTGACTACGTGAAGACACAGCCACTTGTGTTCGAGGTGTTCGGTCACTACCAGCAACACCCACTTCATGAACAAGCCAAGGAAAGACCCTT CTTTTTCAGCAGAATTCGATCCCCACCAAGCCGGAGTTTCCCATCCCACCTGCCTGTGTCAAAACCTGTACCATCACCCAAGTATGGAGTCATCACTGCCCCAAG AAAGAGAGACTTGTCTCTTGTAATGGACATCACTAAGGCAGCTGGGATTGG CTCGAGCCCCGTCTACTCCAGATGTGATCTGCTTGTGTGGTTTGAGATCTGTGAACTGGCCCCCAATGGAGA GTACGTGCCGGTGGTAGTGGATCACGGGGAGGAGCTGCCCACCAGAGGGATCTTCATGCTGCACCAGGGTATACAGAGACGCATCCGCATCACTATCGTACACGAGCGACGACATGAACTGCTGTGGAAGGACGTGAAGGAGCTTGTTGTTG GTCGTATCCGCAACACCCAGGAGTACCGTGACTACGACGGAGAGATGACTGTTCTCTCCCTCAACCTCTTCCCTGCCCACTTCCTTCAGTACTCCAACGACGACAG GGTCTTCTTCCAGTTTGAGGCAGCCTGGGATAGCTCCCTCCACAACTCTTCCCTCCTGAACAGGGTCACACAGTACGGGGAGAGGGTGTACATGACACTATCTGCTTACCTGGAG GTTGAGAACTGCGCCCAGCCTGCTTGTATCACCAAGGACCTGACTCTCATCATACACTCCAGAGACACCAAGATCTCAGCTCCAAG GGCTCTGCGCAGTCTCTTTGGTGGATCAAAGAATGCAGAAAGCAACCGAGTGTCTGGTGTCTATGAACTGTTCCTCAGGAAATTCTCTGAATCAAGTAGTCCAG GAGTGCAGCGGCGTCAACGGCGAGTGTTGGATACATCATCTACGTACGTGCGTGGGGAGGAGAACCTGAACGGATGGCGCCCTCGCGGCGACTCCCTCTTGGTTGACCATCAGTGGGAACTGGAGAAACTCACCAGGCTGCAGATG GTGGAGAAGGCTCGCCATGTGCTATTGCTCCGTGAGAAGCTGGCTGAGCAGAACAAGACGTCAGAGCTGAGCAAGCTGGACAAGGACATCGTCAACATGCAGGCCAAGTATCGCAGTCAGAAAGCCAAGGAGGAGGAACTGAAAGAGTTACGATCTGACGAGAATCCAAAAGATGTAGACATAAAGGAGAAAGATTTGACAAAAACCTCAAACATTTACGAGTTGAAAACGGATGGGGACAGAGAAAAGGAGCTTGCTGCTAAATGTGTTAAGCTGATGCTGCAGGGAAAACCACCTCTCAAACCACCACCTGTCAGG ACATCACTCACGGACTCCATGTTAAGCTCAACGACTGCAACCTCTGAGGAGAGTGACAGTATGCAGCAGTCAGGAGCAGAATCTCTGGGCATCAGCATGACAAGTTCAACAGCATCTGAACTCTTCAA ACCCACCAACCCCACCATCATCCAGCAGTCCAGATCTTGTGACAACCTGACCTCAACCCCCAACAGCAGTGCAGAGAGCGGGGACAGGAAGTTGTCGTTGCCGCTGAAGGGAATCCGTGCCGACATGGAACTGCCCATGTATGTGCCCGATGTGGAGGAGGTGCGCGTCAGTCCTGTTGTGTCCCGTCGTGGCTATCTCAACTTCATGGAGGATAAGAGCAACGGCTGGGCCAAGAAATGGGTG